Sequence from the Thiofilum sp. genome:
GCGCACATCCCTTGGCAGTTTGACTCCGCGTAGAACAGCGCCCTGTCTCCGCGGTGGGGCACGATGTGGTCGACGACCGTCGCGTCGACGCCGCACGCCCGGCAGTGAGGGTGGGCGGCCAGGAAGGCGGCGCGGCGCCGGCGCCACTCGGCCTCGGAGTACAGGCTCGCGCCCAGGGCCTTGCGGCGCTGCCAGTCAGACCGCGCACTCGAGGCGGCGTGGGCCTCGCACCGTCGAACGCCGCGTTGGAGTAGCACGCGGCAGCCTGGCTGCAGACAGCGGTGGGGGGCACCTTGGGCCATGGTCGGGATCCTCGAGGCGGGGTGGATGGAGGGGCAGCAGCAGCTGCTCGCCGGCGGGTGGGCTGGGTGGCGGAGGGTCGGGGGGTAGC
This genomic interval carries:
- a CDS encoding HNH endonuclease; this encodes MVSKAARQWAKMLSDHRPPPLRLQVLLAARAWLEAEEDRDFNQGELALVVAIEGGCWAAAGYPPTLRHPAHPPASSCCCPSIHPASRIPTMAQGAPHRCLQPGCRVLLQRGVRRCEAHAASSARSDWQRRKALGASLYSEAEWRRRRAAFLAAHPHCRACGVDATVVDHIVPHRGDRALFYAESNCQGMCATCHSKKTALYDSGFGR